ATGACCTCGTGGTTCCCGCGCCGGGAGCCGTAGGTGTTGAACTCGTAGGGTTCGACGCCCTGGGCGGCGAGCCACCTTCCTGCGGGCAGGGCCTCGCTGAACGGTCCCGCGGGGCTGATGTGGTCCGTGGTGACGGTGTCGCCGAGGGTCATGAGACAGCGCGCGTTCGCGATGTCCTCGACGCCGGGTTCCTCGAGGGGGAAGTCCTTGAAAAAGGGCGGCTCGCGGATGTACGTCGAGTCCGAATCCCACTCGTAGACGTCACCCTCGGGAGCGTCCAGCGCCTCCCAGCGCTCGTCGCCCTCGAAGACGCTGGCGTACTTCTCCTCGAACATTTCCGGGGAGACGCTCTCGTGGATGGTCTGGCGCACTTCTTCGGGGTCCGGCCAGACGTCCTCGAGGTAGACCGCCTCGCCCTCGTCGTTGGTGCCGATCGGCTCGTTCTCGAGGTCGATGTCCATCTTGCCCGCGAGGCCGTAAGCGACCACGAGCGGCGGACTTGCGAGGTAGTTCGCGCGGATTTTCGGATGGATGCGCGCCTCGAAGTTGCGGTTCCCCGAGAGGACGCTGGTCGTCCAGAGGTCGTGCTCGTCGATGGCGGCCTCGATCGGTTCGGCGAGCGGGCCGGCGTTGCCGATGCAGGTCGTACAGCCGTAGCCGACGACGTGGTAGCCAAGCGCCTCTAAGTCGTCCAGCAGGTCGGCCTGTTTCAGATACTCCGTGACGACCTTGCTACCCGGTGCGAGGCTGGTCTTGACGTACTCCGGTACCTCGAGGCCCTGCTCCGCGGCGTTGCGAGCCAGTAGGCCCGCGGCGACCATCACGGAGGGGTTCGAGGTGTTCGTACAGGACGTGATGGCGCTCACGAGCACGCTGCCGTGGCCGATTTCGACTTCGGTGCCGTCCTCGAGTTCGACGGGAACTTTGTCGCCGAGGCCGGGCTGTTCCTTCGAGACGAGGCCGCCGTCGCTCTCGGCCGCACCGGAGTCGATGACGCCCTCCTCCTCGAGCAGCGTCGGAAAGTGCTCGTCTAAGTCGCCCATCGGAATGCGGGCGTGGGGCTTCTTGTGGCCCGCGAGGCTGGGCTCGACGGTGCCGAGGTCGAACTCCACTTCCTCGGTGAACTCGGGGTCGTGATCGCCGAAGAGGCCCTGGGCCTCGAGGTACTCGCGGACGAGTTCGATGTGATCGTCCTCGCGGCCGGTAAGCTCGAGGTAGTCGAGGGTCGCCTCGTCGACGGGGAACATGCTGATGGTCGAGCCCTGCTCGGGGGCCATGTTGGCGATGGTGGCCCGATCAGCCACCGACAGCTGGGAGACGCCGGGACCGTAGAACTCGACGAACTTGTCGACGACGCCGACCTGGCGGAGCTTCTCGGTGATGTGGAGCACGAGGTCGGTCGCGGTCGCGCCCTCGGGGAGTTCGCCTGTCAGCTTGACGCCCACGACTTCGGGGAGGGTCATCGTGATCGGCTGGCCGAGCAGCGCGGCTTCGGCTTCGATGCCACCGACACCCCAGCCGACGACGCCGATGCCGCCGATCATCGGGGTGTGGCTGTCGGTGCCGACGAGGGTGTCGGGCAGCAGCCACTGCTCGCCCGCTTCCTCGCGGGCGTGAACGACCCGGCCGAGGTGCTCTAAGTTGACCTGGTGGACGATTCCCGTTCCCGGCGGGACGACGTTGAACCCGTCGAAGGCCTGCTGGGCCCACTTGATCGCGCGGTAGCGTTCCTCGTTGCGCTCGTACTCGAGTTCCACGTTCTGCTCGTAGGCGTCCTCGCTGCCGAAGTAGTCGACCTGAACGCTGTGGTCGATCACGAGGTCGCAGGGGACCTCGGGTTCGACGATCGTCGGGTCCTCGCCGGCGCGGTCGGCGGCCGAGCGCAGGGCGGCCAGGTCGACCACCGCGGGGACGCCGGTCAGGTCCTGCAGCACCACGCGGGAGGGCTGGAAGGGAACCTCCACGTCCGGTACGTTCGGCTCCCAGGAAGCCGCGTTCTTCACGTCCTGTGCGGAAATCGTCTCGCCATCAGCGTTTCGAAGGACTGCCTCGAGAAGAATCCGAACGCTCACGGGCAGCTTCTCGAGGTCGCAGAGTCCCTGCTCCTCGAGGACCGTGAGATCGGCCATCTTGTACGTCTCGCCGTCGTGTTCGAACTCCCGGATCGCCTCCGAGAACTCTTCAATTGCCATATGTATGAATCGAACCGGGGGGATTTGAACCCCTCGAGAACGCCCCGGAACGGGAATATTGCCGGAAAGCGTGCGAGTTTGTGTCGGAGGTTCGGGATGCTACGTCGTTCGGACGTACTCGAGGAACGCGAACCCGTCGCGTTCGTCCCGCGAGACCTCCTCCCACGTCCGACCCGCCCGATCCCACTCGGGGAAGCGCGTATCGCCAGGGGGGTTGTCGTGAATTTCGGTGACGACGAGGCGATCCATTGCCGGCAGGAACTGTTCGTAGACTGTCGCACCCCCCGCGACGAACGCTCGTTTCGTCCCCCCGTGGCGCTCTTCGGCCGCTTGCTCTGCGAGTGTGAGCGCCTCCTCGAGTCCGTTCGCCACGACGACGCTGCCGTCGTCGGGGGTCTCGAGTTCCCGGCTCGTCAGCACGACCGTCGTCCGCCCCGGGAGCGGTTCGCCCAGCGCCTCGAGAATGCCCTCGTAGGTCACCCGGCCCATGATCACCGGGTGGTCCATCGTCTGCTCCTTGAAGTGCGCCAGGTCCTCGGGGACGTGCCAGGGCATCCCGCCGTCGTTTCCGATCACGCCGTTTTCGGCGACGGCGACGATCCCGACGAGTTCGAGGTCGGTCTCGAGGCTCATTCTGCGACCGAGAACCGCAGGCCCCCGTGGGAGTCGTAGCCGGTGAGAGAAACGTCCTCGGCGCTGAACTCGTCGATCGTCGTCTCCGCGAGCTCGAGGGTCGGCCGCGCCTTCGGTTCCCGAGACAGTTGTTCGAGCAGGCCGGGGACGTGATCCAGCCGCTCGTCGCCCTCGGTCTCGGCGGGAGCGGTCGACTCGAGCCACTCGCGGGCCTCGAGGTACTCGGCGGGCTCGGTCGCGTCGGCGAGGCGGGACTGCAACTCCGGGAGATTGTCGGCGTACCACTCCCCGCGAGCGCCGCGGCCGCAGTAGACGTGGGCGTCGACGACCGTGTGGGCGAAGCTGCCGGGCTCGAGATCGACCTGCTGGGCGACGAGTTTCGTCAGCAGTGCGTAGGCCGCGATGTTGAACGGGATGCCGAGCGCCACGTCGCCCGAGCGCTGGGTGAGGTGGCAGTTCAGCCGGTCGCCCTGGACGTTAAAGACGAACGAGTAGTGGCAGGGCGGCAGCGTCGACACCGCGGCGTTGGCGGGGTGCCAGGCGTTGACGACGAGCCGGCGGGAGTTCGGCGAATCCGAGAGCGTGTCGATCACGTACTGGAGCTGGTCGAACGTGAGCGAGCCGTCTGCCTCCTCGGCGACCCACCGGTGGACGGCGTCGGGCCAGGACTCGCCCTCGAGTCGCCCTCCCTCGGCTCCTCCATCTCCACTCTCCGCCGGGACCGGGTATCGTCGCCAGAATCGGCCGTAGGCGGTGTCGAGACGGCCTTCTTCGTCGGCCCATGCGTTCCAGATTTTCGTCTCCTCGCGCAGGCCGCGGATATGTTCGTCGCCCGAAAGGTACCACTCGAGCTCGTGGAGCATGGAGTTCCAGCGGTAACCGTCCATCTTCTTGGTGGTGAGCAGCGGGAACCCGCGCTCGAGGTCGATCTCGTAGTGCTGGCTGAACGACGAGATCGTATCCACCCCCGTCCGGTTCGGCTTGTACGCGCCCGCAGAGAGGACGCCGTCGACGAGCTCGAGGTACTGTCGCATTGCCACCCGTTTCGCGTGCTCACCCTTAGGCGTTGAGTTCGAACCTCGACCCACGTTCGACGGCGCTGAATCAGTACGACTCGATGTCCAGCCCGTCGATTCGTTCGAAGTGATCGACGTTCCTCGTGAGCACCGGCACCTCGTTGACGAGCGCCGTCGCGCCGATGATCGTGTCGCCGATCCCGATCGCTCGACCGTCGGCGGTCAGCCGTCCATCGATTCGTCCGGCTTTCTTCATTACCGGACCGTCGGCAGGGTACACCGGTCTCGATTCGAGCACCGTCTCGATGCGCCGTCGCCGTTCCCCGGGGTTCTCGATCCGTTCGACGCTGTGATAGAGTTCGAACTGCGATACGGCAGAGATTCGAAGCGGCACGTGTTGACTCTCGAGAGCCCGGATCTTCTCGATGGCACGTTCAGTACCCTGCATGACGTCGATGAGGACGTCAGTATCGACGATCACGAGTCTATTCGGTCCGCGAGTTCGTCGAGACCCTCGCGCGATCGTTCGTCCTGCTCGCGAATCTTCTGACGGATCGTCTCGGCTTCTTCGTCGGTGAGGATGCCGGCGAGGTCGAGCAACGACCGTTCACCAGCGATCCGCTCGACGGTATCCGAGAACGACTCTCCCGCTTGCTTTCGGCTTTTGAGCCGCTGGTAGGCGTCCTCCGTAAGTCGAACGTTTCGATACTCGGTGTCGCCCATGCGCACATATGTGTGCAGCGTGGCCTTAACTGTTGTGCGGGAGGCGGTGCAACCACTTTGATCCGATAATCACTCCCACCGTTATCGCCACGCGTCTGTGAACGGTCGACGACTACGGGTGCGGTTGACGGTCGCCGCTGTTCTCCTTTTGAGCCGACTGCAGCTACGGCTCGACGTACTCGAGCCCGAGCCGGTCGAAGAGGAACGACCAGGTGTCGAGCGCCTCCTCGACGATCATCCAGGTCGGTTTGCCGACGCCGTGACCGGTGTCTCGGTTCGTCGCACAGAGGATCGGCTCCGTACTCGTATTCAGGTGCTGGAGGCGTGCGGCGGTCTTCCAGGCGTGGACCGGGTGGACGCGCGTATCTCCCTCCGCGGTCTTGAACAGGACCGCGGGGTAGTCGCGCGCCTCGAGATTGTGATAGGGCGAGTACTCGTAGATCCAGTCGAACGCATCGGGGTCCTCGGGCGAGCCGTACTCCGAGGTCCAGGACTCACCGAGCAACAGGGTGTGAAACCGGAGCATGTCGAGCAGCGGGACGTGACAGCAGACCGCGCGTACGAGGTCCGGACGCTGGGTCAGCACGACACCGACGGTGAGCCCGCCGTTCGAGCCGCCCTGGATCGCGAGGCGGCCGCTCGAGGTGTACCCTTCGTCGATCAGGTGTTCGGCAGCGGCGATCATGTCGTCAAAGGTGCGCTGTTTACGGTCGTGACGGGCCGCCTCGTGCCACTCCGTACCGAACTCGCCGCCCCCGCGGAGGTTCGCCTGGGCGTAGACACCGCCCGAGCGCAGGAACGCCGCGCGGGTCGCCGAGAAGCCGGGCGTCTGGCTGATCTCGAAGCCGCCGTAGCCGTACAGCAGGGTCGGGTTACTCCCGTCGCGTTCGAGGTCCGCGCGGTGGACGACGAACATCGGCACCTCGGTGCCGTCGGCCGAGTGGTACCACACCTGCTCGACCGTGAGCTCGAGGTCGACTCCCGGTTCCGAGCGCGCGAGTTCCTCGCGCTCGCCGCTCTCGAGGTCGTACCGATACACCGCAGGCGGCTGATCGAACGACTGGTAGGTGAAGAACGCCTCCGGTTCGTCCGGGTTTCCCGAGAGGCCAGCGACGGTGCCGAGGCCCGGAAGCGAGACGCTCCCTTCGTGGCCCCCCTCGAGGTCGAACACCTCGAGTTCGGAGACGGCGTTCCGTTCGTACTGGGCAACGAGGCTGTCCCCGGTCAGCGTCGCCCCCTTCAAAATCCCCTCGCGCTCGGGGACGACCTCCTCGAGGTCCCCGGGGTCGACCTCGCCGACCTCTCCCGACAGATCGAGCGAGAGCACTCTGTAGTAGGGGGCGTCGTGGTTCGTCCGGAGGTAGGCGGTGTCCTCGTGGAGCAGGGGCGTGTAGCGGTGTTCCGTCTCCGTAATTACGGGCGTCAGTTCGTCGTCGCCGACGGCGAGGTAGTACAGGTCGCTGCGCTCCCAGCCGGTGACGAGCGCGACGAGGAGGTGAGTCCCCTCTCGATCGGTCTCGAGCACCGGCCAGGTCGAGGGTTCGTCGATCTCGCACAGCCGGTCGTCCGTCTCGAGATCGGAGCCGAACTCGTGGTAGTGAATCGATTTTTGCAACTGTTCGCCGTCTTCGGGACTTCCCGTGCGGACGTAGTAGATCCCGTCCTCGACCCAGGCCGGCGGCCGCGCCCGGCCGAGATCCGGCAGCTCCTCGAGTACCTCCCCCGACTCGACGGAGAGGATGGTCACGTCGTACTGCTCGTCGCCGCCCTCGTTCCGGGCGTAGGCGAGTCGTTCCCCGTCGGGCGAAACGGACCACCACCCCATCGACGCGGTGCCGTCCCTGGTGAACTCGTTCGGATCGACGAGCGTCTCGCGCTCGTCCGCGAGCGACGGGCGGTGAGTGAGCACCGGCTGTTCGTCGTCAGCGGTTTCGATTTCCTGAAAGTAGCCCGTCGGAGCCGCCGCGATCGAGCCGTAGTCGGTCGTCCGCAGGACCGATTCGAACTCGGGGCGTAGCTTTTCGCGGACCTCGAGCGACTCGAGGTACGCTTCGGCGTGTTCGTTCTGGGCGTCGACCCAGTCGTCGACCGCCCCGCTCTCGTCCTCGAGCCACAGGTACGGATCGTCGATCGCCGTTCCGTGGCGCTCGTAGCTCGTGTCCTCCCGCTTCGTCGGCGGCGCGTTCATACCGGACCCGTTCGGATGACGCTCACATGAACCGTCGGGTCGGCGAACGTCCTGCCGCCTCGAGCGGCGATCGCCTCGCCAGCAGTCGCTCGAGCGCCACGCCCCAGTCGCGCCGACCGAAGGCGATCAGCGCGGCGGCGCCGACTGAAGGCGATTAGCGCGACGGCGCCGACCGATGTGATAGTAGCGGGAGGTCGGCGCAGCCGTCTACATCGTCGGTCCCGGATTCCACGAACGACCGCTGGCCACCGGTATCCACGAACGCGGATACTTCTCGCCCAGTCAAAGGATAACACTTACAGATTCGTGCGTTCCGCTAGCGACCATGCCAGAGACCGTACTCCTGATCGGCGGCGGCGGCCGCGAGCACGCTATCGCCCGCGCCCTGGAGGATAGCGAGGCAGACCTGTACGCCTGCGCCGGCAACCGAAACCCCGGCATCGCGCGGCTGGCGGCCGGGTTCGAGACGCTCGAGACGACCGACCCCGATGCGGTCGTCGCCTACGCCGACGAGGTGGGGGCGACGATCGCCGTCGTCGGCCCCGAGGCACCCCTCGCAGCGGGGGTCGCGGACGCCCTCGAGGAGGCCGGCGTCTACGCCTTCGGCCCCAAACAGGCCGACGCCAGGATCGAGACGGACAAGGCGTTCCAGCGCCGGTTCATGGCCGACAACGCGATTCCGGGCTGTCCGGACTTCGAGACGTTCGAGGATATGGACGCGGCGTGCGAGTTCGTCGACAGCTACGACGGCGACCTCGCGATCAAGCCCGCCGGCCTCACGGGCGGGAAAGGCGTGAAGGTCATCGGTGATCAGGTGACCGCAGCGGAGGGCAAGGAGTACATTCGGCAATCCGATTACGACCGGATCGTCCTCGAGGAACGGCTGATCGGCGAGGAGTTCACGAT
Above is a genomic segment from Natrononativus amylolyticus containing:
- a CDS encoding antitoxin VapB family protein, which gives rise to MGDTEYRNVRLTEDAYQRLKSRKQAGESFSDTVERIAGERSLLDLAGILTDEEAETIRQKIREQDERSREGLDELADRIDS
- the acnA gene encoding aconitate hydratase AcnA, whose product is MAIEEFSEAIREFEHDGETYKMADLTVLEEQGLCDLEKLPVSVRILLEAVLRNADGETISAQDVKNAASWEPNVPDVEVPFQPSRVVLQDLTGVPAVVDLAALRSAADRAGEDPTIVEPEVPCDLVIDHSVQVDYFGSEDAYEQNVELEYERNEERYRAIKWAQQAFDGFNVVPPGTGIVHQVNLEHLGRVVHAREEAGEQWLLPDTLVGTDSHTPMIGGIGVVGWGVGGIEAEAALLGQPITMTLPEVVGVKLTGELPEGATATDLVLHITEKLRQVGVVDKFVEFYGPGVSQLSVADRATIANMAPEQGSTISMFPVDEATLDYLELTGREDDHIELVREYLEAQGLFGDHDPEFTEEVEFDLGTVEPSLAGHKKPHARIPMGDLDEHFPTLLEEEGVIDSGAAESDGGLVSKEQPGLGDKVPVELEDGTEVEIGHGSVLVSAITSCTNTSNPSVMVAAGLLARNAAEQGLEVPEYVKTSLAPGSKVVTEYLKQADLLDDLEALGYHVVGYGCTTCIGNAGPLAEPIEAAIDEHDLWTTSVLSGNRNFEARIHPKIRANYLASPPLVVAYGLAGKMDIDLENEPIGTNDEGEAVYLEDVWPDPEEVRQTIHESVSPEMFEEKYASVFEGDERWEALDAPEGDVYEWDSDSTYIREPPFFKDFPLEEPGVEDIANARCLMTLGDTVTTDHISPAGPFSEALPAGRWLAAQGVEPYEFNTYGSRRGNHEVMMRGTFANVRIQNEMLDGKEGGYTVHHPTDEETTVFEAAERYREEDTPLIVMAGVELGTGSSRDWAAKGTSLLGIRATIGQSYERIYRDNLVGMGVLPLQFEEGDGWEELGLDGSEVFEIRGLEDGLEPNDELTVVAEDEDGEVTQFDVTAQVGTPAAVEYIENGGVLHLVLRRLLTE
- a CDS encoding prolyl oligopeptidase family serine peptidase, which translates into the protein MNAPPTKREDTSYERHGTAIDDPYLWLEDESGAVDDWVDAQNEHAEAYLESLEVREKLRPEFESVLRTTDYGSIAAAPTGYFQEIETADDEQPVLTHRPSLADERETLVDPNEFTRDGTASMGWWSVSPDGERLAYARNEGGDEQYDVTILSVESGEVLEELPDLGRARPPAWVEDGIYYVRTGSPEDGEQLQKSIHYHEFGSDLETDDRLCEIDEPSTWPVLETDREGTHLLVALVTGWERSDLYYLAVGDDELTPVITETEHRYTPLLHEDTAYLRTNHDAPYYRVLSLDLSGEVGEVDPGDLEEVVPEREGILKGATLTGDSLVAQYERNAVSELEVFDLEGGHEGSVSLPGLGTVAGLSGNPDEPEAFFTYQSFDQPPAVYRYDLESGEREELARSEPGVDLELTVEQVWYHSADGTEVPMFVVHRADLERDGSNPTLLYGYGGFEISQTPGFSATRAAFLRSGGVYAQANLRGGGEFGTEWHEAARHDRKQRTFDDMIAAAEHLIDEGYTSSGRLAIQGGSNGGLTVGVVLTQRPDLVRAVCCHVPLLDMLRFHTLLLGESWTSEYGSPEDPDAFDWIYEYSPYHNLEARDYPAVLFKTAEGDTRVHPVHAWKTAARLQHLNTSTEPILCATNRDTGHGVGKPTWMIVEEALDTWSFLFDRLGLEYVEP
- a CDS encoding type II toxin-antitoxin system VapC family toxin encodes the protein MIVDTDVLIDVMQGTERAIEKIRALESQHVPLRISAVSQFELYHSVERIENPGERRRRIETVLESRPVYPADGPVMKKAGRIDGRLTADGRAIGIGDTIIGATALVNEVPVLTRNVDHFERIDGLDIESY
- the thyA gene encoding thymidylate synthase yields the protein MRQYLELVDGVLSAGAYKPNRTGVDTISSFSQHYEIDLERGFPLLTTKKMDGYRWNSMLHELEWYLSGDEHIRGLREETKIWNAWADEEGRLDTAYGRFWRRYPVPAESGDGGAEGGRLEGESWPDAVHRWVAEEADGSLTFDQLQYVIDTLSDSPNSRRLVVNAWHPANAAVSTLPPCHYSFVFNVQGDRLNCHLTQRSGDVALGIPFNIAAYALLTKLVAQQVDLEPGSFAHTVVDAHVYCGRGARGEWYADNLPELQSRLADATEPAEYLEAREWLESTAPAETEGDERLDHVPGLLEQLSREPKARPTLELAETTIDEFSAEDVSLTGYDSHGGLRFSVAE
- a CDS encoding dihydrofolate reductase; the encoded protein is MSLETDLELVGIVAVAENGVIGNDGGMPWHVPEDLAHFKEQTMDHPVIMGRVTYEGILEALGEPLPGRTTVVLTSRELETPDDGSVVVANGLEEALTLAEQAAEERHGGTKRAFVAGGATVYEQFLPAMDRLVVTEIHDNPPGDTRFPEWDRAGRTWEEVSRDERDGFAFLEYVRTT